A single region of the Phycisphaerae bacterium RAS1 genome encodes:
- the ulaF gene encoding L-ribulose-5-phosphate 4-epimerase UlaF has translation MRELRERMCQIGRRAYRRQLVAATEGNFSCRLDGGRVLCTPTGLCKGLLSPADLCVIDADGNQIDGARRPSSEMRVHLEVYHSDPAAGAVIHTHPPFATTFAVLGEAVPPAILPESELFLGAVPLVPYETTGTVALADALRPFIAGHSAVLLQNHGALSWGASLESAYDLTEMLEAVCRVIHQARQIGQPRSIPAGKLAELRARRSRSGNP, from the coding sequence GTGCGCGAACTCCGTGAACGAATGTGTCAGATCGGCCGGCGCGCCTATCGGCGCCAGCTCGTCGCCGCAACCGAGGGCAACTTCTCCTGCCGGCTCGACGGCGGGCGAGTCCTCTGCACACCCACCGGACTGTGCAAGGGGCTGCTGTCGCCGGCCGACCTGTGCGTGATCGACGCCGACGGAAATCAGATCGACGGCGCGCGGCGGCCCAGCAGCGAGATGCGCGTACATCTCGAGGTTTACCACAGCGACCCCGCGGCCGGCGCGGTGATCCACACGCACCCGCCTTTCGCCACCACGTTCGCCGTGCTGGGTGAGGCGGTCCCGCCTGCGATTCTCCCGGAGAGCGAGCTGTTTCTGGGCGCCGTCCCGCTCGTGCCCTACGAAACCACCGGCACGGTCGCCCTGGCCGATGCGCTGCGCCCGTTCATCGCCGGACACTCGGCCGTGCTGCTGCAAAATCACGGTGCGCTGAGCTGGGGCGCCAGCCTCGAATCGGCGTATGACCTGACCGAGATGCTCGAGGCCGTCTGCCGCGTGATTCACCAGGCCAGGCAGATCGGCCAACCCCGGTCAATCCCCGCCGGCAAGCTGGCCGAACTCCGCGCCCGGCGGAGCAGGAGCGGGAATCCGTAG
- a CDS encoding AsmA family protein, translating to MSRKRRRIRRLVLHGALVVLVGLLVAYAYVTRPSVLRAWVLNALTQRPGLAVRIGGAEFSPWNGLQVFDLEIAGVKGESSPPPVTLRAAQVDIHCSLWRLLAGHVRIREIIVRGAELNLVRDPAALTPAPTDSTATRPAQAIERLFGILRADLPRIRIADADIRCFERGDGKPRLLDRWRVRADAARNETGLVARVAQLGSAERPMLSLAWREPAAELQISSDWLDLEPILSFFPPDVVRYFAACDAHGRVRLEHALLRSDRALNAQNPLPALASAVLQFSDLRCSLPVEARQTPDGLVSLAPSQRFLNVSGGRLELALNRPLSDQEGVIQVSGDALLNDSRAHLNINARSRFLDELLRPGPETEAVEPRMGDVNHAALTVEAFNLPTVQSAPLFVHSPRMHRGIVAFFDDFLPRGRMNVRIQVPRRDSLSRRAAEAADKPIVEAELEPLGVNCRYYKFPYDFEDARGRFRVVGGSILIDGVTVRHGSGVVHVKGDANHSKPWTGMNLHFTARSLVLDEDLYAALPPTYQQLWAAAAPVGVCDVVTTLTRAEGTPGQPPHDAAVRVEARVVAASLNIDQRTRLTQADGLLIADDDRVQIVELFGYDGDTAVRICNADVAGGSGQERVAVQASGVAIRRSTPVATGDGNAAAEIRFDGRGDVWGTVAGKLTEGGESGQFAVHLTDGALTTFDPARAWQDVRGWVSINSQQQRIADLTARQGASRLRASGTLPEHDGDAPLRLSVTASGPAIGDLLAQLVPPQWKPLADSFGFGGSGEVCAEMTPAAGGSGGGQDVALELCAATMVPEFLPVELRAVSARARIEPDGFELESLDGRYGPQGDIVVRGRGSWGGATEWLNLAVTAQGWELCPKLIAALPPGIAAGVNRFAPAGAIDVKFEQLGYEERGGQRTWVVDGDVRLRNGVLELGSPLTEADGRLAGVWRIDADGRTQWNGGFTIERGFFAGRRIADWEGQIAQSPGTDWLRLENLRGKLCGGDVLGGARLNTETSTYELSLDLRSVRLDELAAVTRKSSEPAAGDATVDGHVYLEGASGPGAWRLGGGSVRVTGASFLKTPVLMQVFELILQTRRARPSEDLDVIELRFSLDGALVRFSRIDIQGRDLRLVGEGTLNLDGNLLSLSLLSAHPKAWPRVLVLSDFLEAAGRELAAYRIEGPVTDPRVTVEPLHNIAETLRRLGRE from the coding sequence ATGAGCCGAAAACGCCGCCGGATTCGACGCCTCGTTCTGCACGGCGCGCTGGTCGTGCTGGTCGGCCTGCTCGTTGCCTACGCCTACGTCACGCGGCCGTCCGTCCTGCGGGCCTGGGTATTAAACGCATTAACGCAGCGGCCCGGGCTGGCGGTGCGCATCGGCGGAGCCGAGTTCTCTCCGTGGAACGGGCTGCAGGTCTTCGACCTGGAGATCGCCGGCGTGAAGGGCGAGTCCTCTCCGCCGCCCGTCACACTCCGTGCCGCACAAGTCGACATTCATTGCAGCCTGTGGCGGCTGCTCGCCGGACACGTACGCATCCGCGAGATCATTGTCCGCGGGGCCGAGCTTAATCTCGTGCGCGACCCGGCCGCCCTCACGCCCGCGCCGACCGACTCGACGGCCACCCGCCCGGCGCAGGCGATCGAACGGCTCTTCGGCATCCTGCGCGCCGACCTGCCCCGCATCCGGATCGCCGACGCCGATATCCGCTGCTTTGAGCGCGGCGACGGAAAGCCGCGATTGCTGGATCGCTGGCGCGTGCGTGCCGACGCCGCCCGTAATGAGACGGGGCTCGTCGCGCGGGTCGCGCAACTGGGCAGCGCCGAGCGGCCGATGCTGAGCCTGGCCTGGCGCGAGCCGGCGGCGGAGCTTCAGATTTCCAGCGACTGGCTGGACCTGGAGCCGATTCTCTCGTTTTTTCCGCCCGACGTGGTCCGCTACTTCGCCGCATGCGACGCGCACGGCCGGGTTCGGCTGGAGCACGCGTTGCTCCGCAGCGACCGCGCTCTGAACGCACAAAATCCGCTGCCGGCCCTGGCTTCGGCCGTGCTGCAATTCAGCGATCTGCGTTGCAGCCTGCCGGTGGAAGCCCGCCAGACGCCCGACGGGCTGGTTTCCCTCGCCCCATCCCAGCGATTCCTGAACGTCAGCGGCGGCCGGCTGGAACTCGCGTTGAACCGGCCGCTTTCGGACCAAGAGGGCGTCATTCAAGTCAGCGGCGACGCGCTGCTGAACGACTCGCGCGCGCACCTGAACATCAACGCGCGCTCGCGATTTCTGGATGAACTGCTCCGCCCCGGACCCGAAACGGAGGCGGTCGAACCCCGCATGGGCGACGTCAATCACGCCGCTCTGACAGTCGAGGCGTTCAATCTCCCGACCGTGCAGAGCGCCCCGCTGTTTGTACACAGCCCGCGAATGCATCGCGGCATCGTCGCCTTCTTTGACGACTTCCTGCCGCGCGGCCGAATGAACGTCCGCATCCAGGTCCCGCGCCGCGACAGCCTTTCGCGCCGCGCGGCGGAGGCCGCCGACAAGCCGATCGTCGAGGCCGAGCTGGAGCCGCTGGGCGTGAACTGCCGCTACTACAAGTTCCCCTACGATTTCGAGGACGCCCGCGGGCGCTTCCGGGTGGTCGGCGGGAGCATCCTGATCGACGGCGTGACGGTCCGACACGGAAGCGGCGTCGTGCACGTGAAGGGCGACGCCAACCACAGCAAGCCGTGGACCGGCATGAACCTGCACTTCACGGCGCGCTCGCTCGTTCTGGACGAGGATCTGTACGCGGCTCTGCCGCCCACCTACCAGCAGCTCTGGGCCGCGGCCGCGCCGGTTGGCGTATGCGACGTCGTGACCACGCTCACGCGCGCCGAAGGCACGCCGGGTCAGCCGCCGCACGATGCGGCCGTGCGCGTCGAGGCGCGCGTCGTCGCGGCCAGCCTGAACATCGACCAGCGCACGCGCCTGACGCAAGCCGACGGCCTGTTGATCGCGGACGATGACCGCGTGCAGATTGTCGAACTCTTCGGCTATGACGGCGACACCGCCGTCCGAATCTGCAATGCCGACGTCGCCGGCGGCAGCGGGCAGGAGCGCGTCGCCGTACAAGCGTCCGGCGTAGCGATCCGACGCAGCACTCCGGTCGCAACCGGCGACGGCAACGCCGCGGCTGAGATTCGCTTCGACGGCCGCGGCGACGTATGGGGGACGGTCGCCGGAAAGCTGACCGAGGGCGGCGAAAGCGGGCAATTCGCCGTGCATCTGACGGACGGCGCGCTCACCACCTTCGACCCGGCGCGCGCCTGGCAGGACGTACGCGGGTGGGTTTCCATTAACTCGCAGCAGCAGCGAATCGCCGACCTGACCGCCCGCCAGGGCGCGTCACGCCTGCGGGCCTCCGGCACGCTTCCCGAACATGACGGCGACGCACCGCTGCGGCTCAGCGTTACGGCGTCCGGCCCGGCCATTGGCGACTTGCTGGCGCAGTTGGTTCCGCCGCAATGGAAGCCGTTGGCGGATTCGTTCGGCTTCGGCGGCTCCGGCGAAGTCTGCGCGGAGATGACGCCGGCGGCCGGCGGCTCGGGCGGCGGACAGGACGTCGCGCTCGAGCTGTGCGCCGCCACCATGGTGCCCGAGTTTCTGCCGGTGGAGCTGCGCGCCGTCTCCGCCCGGGCGAGAATCGAGCCTGACGGATTCGAATTGGAGAGCCTCGACGGTCGCTACGGCCCGCAGGGAGACATTGTCGTCCGCGGCCGCGGGAGCTGGGGCGGCGCGACGGAGTGGCTGAACCTGGCCGTGACGGCCCAGGGTTGGGAGCTCTGCCCGAAGCTGATCGCCGCCCTGCCGCCGGGCATCGCCGCCGGCGTCAACCGGTTCGCCCCGGCCGGGGCGATAGACGTGAAGTTCGAGCAGCTTGGCTACGAGGAGCGCGGCGGCCAGCGAACGTGGGTGGTCGACGGCGACGTCCGCCTGCGAAACGGCGTGCTCGAGCTGGGTTCGCCTTTGACCGAGGCCGACGGCCGCCTCGCCGGCGTCTGGCGGATTGACGCCGACGGCCGGACGCAGTGGAACGGCGGCTTCACCATCGAGCGCGGTTTCTTCGCCGGGCGACGGATCGCGGATTGGGAGGGGCAGATCGCCCAGTCGCCGGGGACCGATTGGCTGCGGCTCGAGAACCTGCGCGGCAAGCTGTGCGGCGGCGACGTGCTGGGCGGTGCGCGGCTGAACACGGAGACTTCGACCTACGAGCTGTCGCTCGATTTGCGAAGCGTCAGACTAGACGAATTGGCCGCCGTGACCAGGAAGAGTAGTGAGCCTGCGGCCGGCGATGCCACCGTTGACGGCCATGTGTACCTTGAAGGCGCATCCGGACCGGGCGCGTGGCGGCTGGGCGGAGGGTCGGTGCGCGTCACGGGCGCGTCCTTCCTGAAGACGCCGGTGCTGATGCAGGTGTTCGAGCTGATCCTGCAGACGCGTCGCGCGCGTCCAAGCGAAGACCTCGACGTGATCGAACTCCGCTTCAGCCTCGACGGCGCGTTGGTGCGCTTCTCGCGCATCGACATTCAGGGGCGCGACCTGCGGCTGGTCGGCGAAGGGACGCTGAACCTGGACGGCAATCTGCTTTCGCTCTCGCTGCTGAGCGCCCACCCCAAGGCCTGGCCGCGTGTGCTGGTGCTCAGCGATTTTCTCGAGGCGGCCGGCCGCGAACTGGCGGCGTATCGCATCGAGGGACCGGTGACGGACCCGCGCGTCACGGTCGAACCGCTCCACAACATCGCCGAAACGCTCCGCCGGCTGGGAAGGGAATGA
- the sigE_3 gene encoding ECF RNA polymerase sigma factor SigE has product MKIAPNSLNTPADPSVENEAALIRSAAAGDGAARRELFVRHRDAAFRVALRISGSQQDALDVVQDAYIKAFESLDRFEGQSGFKTWLLRIVSNKALDLLRSRKVRLAVSIDGGGDDDAPRIDPADAATLPSASDDGGVSHSLEQRELAGRLQAAIDKLPPDQRNVFAMYATGEMTYGEIAEAVGIPIGTVMSRLYHARRRLHELLADLAPRAGGKRRAT; this is encoded by the coding sequence GTGAAAATTGCGCCGAATTCACTGAATACCCCGGCTGACCCGTCCGTCGAGAATGAGGCGGCGCTGATCCGTAGCGCGGCGGCCGGCGACGGCGCTGCGCGGCGCGAGCTGTTCGTGCGTCATCGTGACGCGGCGTTTCGGGTCGCCTTGCGGATCAGCGGGTCGCAGCAGGACGCGCTCGACGTGGTGCAGGATGCGTACATCAAGGCCTTCGAAAGCCTCGACCGGTTCGAAGGCCAGTCGGGCTTCAAAACCTGGCTCCTGCGGATCGTCAGCAACAAGGCTCTTGATCTCCTGCGTTCGCGAAAGGTGCGGCTGGCCGTCTCCATTGACGGCGGCGGCGACGACGACGCGCCGCGAATCGATCCGGCGGACGCCGCCACGCTTCCTTCCGCCAGCGATGACGGCGGCGTCTCGCACAGCCTGGAGCAGCGGGAGTTGGCCGGCCGGCTTCAGGCCGCAATCGATAAGCTCCCGCCCGATCAGCGAAACGTGTTTGCCATGTACGCGACGGGCGAAATGACCTATGGCGAGATCGCCGAGGCGGTCGGCATTCCGATCGGAACGGTGATGAGCCGGCTCTATCACGCCCGGCGGCGGCTGCATGAGCTGCTGGCGGACCTGGCGCCGCGGGCCGGCGGCAAGCGAAGGGCGACATGA
- the asd gene encoding Aspartate-semialdehyde dehydrogenase: MKRVAIVGATGAVGQEFCAVLAARKFPAASCRMLASARSAGKRVDWAGSSQVVEELAPAAFDGIDVAFFSAGASVSREFAPLAAKRGALVVDNSSAFRMDPNVPLVVPEVNPQDARSHQGIIANPNCSTIILVVPLWPLHQAAGVKRVVVSTYQAASGAGARALAELETQTREVLAGRQARPEVFPVPCAFNVFSHNTTIGDDGYNVEERKMVLETHKIFGDSSIGVAPTCMRVPVMRAHTESLSIEFARPLSEQSAREILAKAPGVRVVDDRARNYFPMPLDATGQDEVLVGRIRQDASVPEGRGLQFICSGDQLLKGAALNAVQIAELLL, from the coding sequence ATGAAGCGCGTGGCGATTGTCGGTGCAACGGGGGCGGTGGGGCAGGAATTCTGCGCGGTCCTGGCCGCCAGAAAATTCCCCGCGGCCTCCTGCCGCATGCTCGCTTCTGCCCGCTCGGCGGGAAAGCGCGTGGACTGGGCCGGCTCTTCGCAGGTCGTGGAGGAGCTGGCGCCGGCCGCGTTTGACGGGATCGACGTGGCGTTCTTCTCCGCCGGCGCGTCAGTCAGCCGCGAGTTTGCGCCGCTGGCGGCGAAGCGCGGGGCGCTGGTGGTGGACAATTCGTCGGCCTTTCGCATGGATCCGAACGTGCCTCTGGTGGTGCCCGAAGTGAATCCGCAGGACGCCCGCAGCCACCAGGGGATCATCGCCAACCCCAACTGCTCGACGATCATCCTGGTCGTGCCGCTCTGGCCGCTGCACCAGGCGGCCGGCGTGAAGCGCGTCGTGGTCAGCACGTACCAGGCCGCCAGCGGCGCCGGAGCGCGGGCGCTGGCTGAGCTGGAGACGCAAACGCGCGAGGTCCTCGCCGGCCGGCAGGCTCGGCCGGAAGTCTTCCCGGTGCCCTGCGCGTTCAACGTCTTCAGCCACAACACGACCATCGGCGACGACGGCTACAACGTGGAAGAGCGGAAGATGGTGCTGGAGACGCACAAGATCTTCGGCGACTCGTCGATCGGGGTGGCGCCGACCTGCATGCGCGTGCCGGTCATGCGGGCGCACACCGAATCGCTCAGCATTGAGTTCGCCCGCCCGCTGAGCGAGCAGAGCGCGCGTGAAATCCTAGCGAAGGCCCCCGGCGTGCGCGTGGTCGACGACCGCGCCCGCAACTACTTCCCCATGCCGCTCGACGCCACGGGCCAGGATGAAGTGCTGGTCGGCCGCATCCGCCAGGATGCGAGTGTGCCGGAGGGGCGCGGATTGCAGTTCATCTGCAGCGGGGATCAGCTTCTGAAGGGGGCGGCGTTGAACGCCGTGCAGATTGCGGAGCTGCTGCTGTAG